Proteins encoded within one genomic window of Halorussus salilacus:
- a CDS encoding aminopeptidase has protein sequence MDPRIREHAETVVDHSTEVEPGDNVVISAPPAAEDLTLALSEVVGERGGFPLHVSYRKDATRAAFLRAVDPDGLDTPDHELALAEAADVWIHARAHDNVAEMSDVPGETMSAFQKAHLPIREEILDTTWVLTQFPAPADAQNAEMSTEEYEEFVWSAVGKDWEAQKEHQQRMVDILDAGEEVRIVSGDTTDLTMSVEGMTTINDHGKNNLPGGEVFTAPVADSVEGEVLFDKPLIHQGHEVEDAYLRFEGGEVVDHAASKNEEVLASVLDTDEGARRLGELGIGMNRDIDRFTYNMLFDEKMGDTVHLAVGRAYDECLPEGETGNESAVHVDMIVDMAEDSYIAVDGEIVQRNGTFRFEDGFEE, from the coding sequence ATGGACCCTCGGATTCGAGAACACGCCGAAACCGTCGTCGACCACTCCACGGAAGTCGAGCCGGGCGACAACGTCGTCATCAGCGCGCCGCCCGCGGCCGAAGACCTGACGCTCGCGCTCAGCGAGGTCGTCGGCGAGCGCGGCGGGTTCCCGCTCCACGTCTCGTACCGCAAGGATGCGACCCGCGCGGCGTTCCTGCGTGCCGTCGACCCCGACGGCCTCGACACGCCGGACCACGAACTCGCGCTGGCGGAGGCCGCAGACGTGTGGATTCACGCCCGGGCCCACGACAACGTCGCCGAGATGAGTGACGTGCCCGGCGAGACGATGTCGGCGTTCCAGAAGGCCCACCTGCCGATCCGCGAGGAGATTCTGGACACGACGTGGGTGCTGACCCAGTTCCCCGCGCCAGCCGACGCCCAGAACGCAGAGATGTCCACTGAGGAGTACGAGGAGTTCGTCTGGTCGGCGGTCGGCAAGGACTGGGAGGCACAGAAGGAACACCAACAGCGGATGGTCGACATCCTCGACGCGGGCGAGGAGGTCCGCATCGTCTCGGGCGACACCACCGACCTCACTATGAGCGTCGAGGGGATGACCACCATCAACGACCACGGCAAGAACAACCTCCCCGGCGGCGAGGTGTTCACCGCACCGGTCGCCGACTCGGTCGAAGGCGAGGTGCTGTTCGACAAGCCGCTCATCCATCAGGGCCACGAGGTCGAGGACGCTTACCTCCGGTTCGAGGGCGGCGAGGTCGTCGACCACGCCGCCAGCAAGAACGAGGAGGTGCTCGCCTCCGTGCTCGACACCGACGAGGGCGCGCGGCGTCTGGGCGAACTCGGCATCGGGATGAACCGCGACATCGACCGGTTCACCTACAACATGCTGTTCGACGAGAAGATGGGCGACACCGTCCACCTCGCGGTCGGTCGGGCCTACGACGAGTGCCTGCCCGAGGGCGAGACGGGCAACGAATCGGCGGTCCACGTCGACATGATCGTGGACATGGCCGAGGACTCGTACATCGCGGTCGACGGCGAAATCGTCCAGCGCAACGGGACGTTCCGGTTCGAAGACGGCTTCGAGGAGTAG
- a CDS encoding threonine aldolase family protein translates to MIDLRSDTVTKPDDAMREAARDAEVGDDVYGEDPTVNELEARAADLVGFEDALYVPTGTMGNQVAVRTHTDRGQEVLTERESHVVKWELGGMAQLANLQVRTVDGGPRGIPTPEQVREEYVEEDLHRPGTGLLTLENTHNSKGGVAAAPEKVDAVAEAAHDLGVPVHLDGARVCNAAVANDVPPARMTECVDSVMFCLSKGLGAPVGSILAGDAEFVERARRNRKLFGGGMRQAGVIAGPGLLALENVERLADDHESARELAERLGEVEGLDVQEPETNIVLVNTEGAGLTAEEFLGACEDAGVAGVEFDTHVARFCTHWDVDGEDVAEAAERVREAVEN, encoded by the coding sequence ATGATAGACCTCCGGAGCGACACCGTGACGAAACCCGACGACGCGATGCGGGAGGCCGCCCGCGACGCCGAGGTCGGCGACGACGTGTACGGCGAGGACCCGACGGTCAACGAACTCGAAGCCCGCGCGGCCGACCTCGTGGGCTTCGAGGACGCCCTCTACGTCCCGACCGGAACCATGGGCAATCAGGTCGCGGTCCGAACCCACACCGACCGGGGTCAGGAGGTGCTGACCGAGCGCGAGAGCCACGTCGTCAAGTGGGAACTCGGCGGCATGGCCCAGCTGGCGAACCTCCAGGTCCGGACGGTCGACGGCGGCCCGCGCGGGATTCCGACGCCCGAACAGGTCCGCGAGGAGTACGTCGAGGAGGACCTCCACCGGCCCGGGACCGGCCTCCTCACCCTCGAAAACACCCACAACAGCAAGGGCGGGGTCGCGGCCGCGCCCGAGAAGGTCGACGCGGTCGCGGAGGCCGCCCACGACCTCGGCGTGCCGGTCCACCTCGACGGCGCGCGGGTGTGCAACGCCGCGGTCGCCAACGACGTTCCGCCCGCGCGGATGACCGAGTGCGTCGACTCGGTGATGTTCTGCCTCTCGAAGGGTCTGGGTGCGCCCGTCGGGTCGATTCTCGCGGGTGACGCCGAGTTCGTCGAGCGCGCCCGGCGCAATCGGAAGCTGTTCGGCGGCGGGATGCGACAGGCCGGAGTCATCGCCGGGCCGGGCCTGCTGGCGCTGGAGAACGTCGAGCGGCTCGCCGACGACCACGAGAGCGCCCGCGAACTCGCCGAGCGACTCGGGGAGGTCGAGGGCCTCGACGTACAGGAACCCGAGACGAACATCGTCCTCGTGAACACCGAGGGCGCTGGCCTCACCGCCGAGGAGTTCCTCGGGGCGTGCGAGGACGCGGGCGTGGCGGGCGTCGAGTTCGACACACACGTCGCGCGCTTCTGTACGCACTGGGACGTCGACGGCGAGGATGTCGCCGAGGCGGCCGAGCGCGTGCGCGAGGCGGTCGAGAACTGA
- a CDS encoding DUF7859 family protein has translation MESVFNDPLFLGFVGLLLLVVLFAYLFIRRTVTGFREGMENGRR, from the coding sequence ATGGAATCCGTGTTCAACGATCCACTCTTCCTCGGCTTCGTCGGCCTTCTGCTCCTCGTCGTGCTGTTCGCGTACCTGTTCATCCGTCGGACCGTCACCGGGTTCCGCGAGGGCATGGAGAACGGTCGCCGATAA
- a CDS encoding ArsR/SmtB family transcription factor, with protein MADLLPSTSDATAPQTAEPRVIGVDSDDADDLLGALSSSTARELLAALHEEPATPSAVADDVDTSLQNAQYHLGKLEEADVIEVVDTVYSEKGREMKVYAPTDQPLVVFAGNEEDTTGLKSALSRLLGAFGALGLLSLAVQYAVGDGLDGLLGGGQETSGSADVQMSAESTDAVQQSAEAAGSAVPPGLLFFAGGALILALGFAWWYYANR; from the coding sequence ATGGCTGATCTGTTGCCCTCCACGTCGGACGCGACAGCACCCCAGACCGCGGAGCCGCGGGTCATCGGGGTCGACAGCGACGACGCCGACGACCTCCTCGGGGCGCTCTCCTCGTCGACGGCCCGAGAGTTGCTCGCCGCCCTCCACGAGGAGCCCGCCACCCCCTCCGCGGTCGCCGACGACGTCGACACCTCGCTCCAGAACGCCCAGTACCACCTCGGCAAACTCGAAGAGGCAGACGTCATCGAGGTCGTCGACACCGTCTACTCCGAGAAGGGCCGCGAGATGAAGGTGTACGCGCCCACCGACCAACCGCTCGTCGTGTTCGCCGGGAACGAGGAGGACACGACCGGACTGAAGTCGGCGCTCTCGCGGCTGTTGGGGGCGTTCGGTGCGCTCGGCCTGCTGAGTCTCGCGGTCCAGTACGCGGTGGGCGACGGGCTGGACGGCTTGCTCGGCGGGGGTCAGGAGACCTCCGGGTCGGCCGACGTGCAGATGTCGGCCGAGAGTACCGACGCCGTCCAGCAGTCCGCCGAAGCCGCAGGGAGTGCGGTACCGCCCGGCCTCCTCTTTTTCGCAGGGGGCGCGCTCATCCTCGCGCTCGGGTTCGCGTGGTGGTACTACGCGAACCGATGA
- a CDS encoding metallophosphoesterase translates to MITIVSDTHSRSGHQLEGRTAEAVREADLVVHAGDFVTESVLDAFEGESDRLFAVYGNNATPGVRDRLPPERTFEAEGVRFVVTHGDGRSATGLSLLGRQQDADAVVFGHSHRHGVTDAGEVLLLNPGSHAQPRGGLPTHVELRPADGRLDGEIRHRDGSVVEAFEIGTSR, encoded by the coding sequence ATGATAACCATCGTCTCGGACACCCACAGCAGGTCGGGCCACCAACTGGAAGGACGGACCGCCGAGGCGGTCCGGGAGGCCGACCTCGTGGTCCACGCAGGGGACTTCGTCACCGAGTCGGTCCTCGACGCCTTCGAGGGGGAAAGCGACCGCCTCTTCGCGGTCTACGGGAACAACGCGACCCCCGGCGTCCGCGACCGCCTGCCGCCCGAGCGCACCTTCGAGGCCGAGGGCGTCCGGTTCGTGGTGACCCACGGCGACGGCCGGAGTGCGACCGGCCTCTCTCTGCTGGGCCGCCAGCAGGACGCCGACGCGGTGGTGTTCGGCCACTCCCACCGCCACGGGGTCACCGACGCTGGCGAGGTGCTGTTACTGAATCCCGGTAGTCACGCCCAGCCGCGGGGCGGACTGCCGACTCACGTCGAACTCCGGCCCGCGGACGGGCGTCTCGACGGGGAGATACGCCACCGCGACGGGTCAGTCGTCGAAGCATTCGAGATCGGGACGTCTCGGTGA
- a CDS encoding cation diffusion facilitator family transporter translates to MAESKSVVVAALIANGAIAVLKFFGFLLTGSAAMLSETYHSISDTGNQVFLLIGIRYSNRDASRGHPFGYGKAEFFYSFLVSVLLFGIAGWESAKHGYDAITHPGGHGGAEAATLLGYTFPSVYVNYVVLLGAIAFETYALKKAWEGMKADIEQHEWSGLREAFRKTSNVTTLTAFTEDTIALVGAGIALFGVYLTRVTGNYIYDAVSALLIGLMLMGFALALAWENKRLLLGESLPKDEERKLRRIVEDWDGVERIVDFRTVYFGPEQVMLATDIAFESGIATAEMDERITDLEHALMEANESLFKVYVEPEGRSVNRADVDPSR, encoded by the coding sequence ATGGCAGAGAGCAAATCGGTCGTCGTCGCCGCGTTGATAGCCAACGGCGCGATAGCGGTGTTGAAGTTCTTCGGATTCCTGCTGACCGGGAGCGCGGCGATGCTCTCGGAGACGTACCACTCCATCTCCGACACGGGCAATCAGGTGTTCCTGCTCATCGGCATCCGGTACAGCAACCGGGACGCGAGTCGCGGCCACCCCTTCGGGTACGGGAAGGCCGAGTTCTTCTACAGCTTTCTGGTGAGCGTCCTCCTGTTCGGCATCGCCGGGTGGGAGTCGGCGAAGCACGGCTACGACGCCATCACCCACCCCGGCGGCCACGGCGGAGCCGAGGCCGCCACCCTGCTGGGGTACACGTTCCCCTCGGTGTACGTCAACTACGTCGTCCTGCTCGGAGCCATCGCGTTCGAGACCTACGCCCTCAAGAAGGCGTGGGAGGGGATGAAGGCCGACATCGAGCAGCACGAGTGGAGCGGCCTGCGCGAGGCGTTCCGGAAGACCAGCAACGTGACCACCCTGACCGCGTTCACCGAGGACACCATCGCGCTGGTCGGGGCGGGCATCGCGCTGTTCGGCGTCTACCTCACGCGAGTCACGGGCAACTACATCTACGACGCGGTCTCGGCCCTGCTCATCGGCCTCATGCTGATGGGGTTCGCGCTCGCGCTGGCGTGGGAGAACAAGCGTCTCCTGCTTGGCGAGAGCCTCCCGAAGGACGAGGAGCGGAAACTCCGCCGCATCGTCGAGGACTGGGACGGCGTCGAGCGCATCGTCGACTTCCGGACGGTGTACTTCGGCCCGGAGCAGGTGATGCTCGCCACCGACATCGCGTTCGAGAGCGGCATCGCCACGGCGGAGATGGACGAGCGAATCACGGACCTAGAGCACGCGCTGATGGAGGCCAACGAGAGCCTGTTCAAGGTGTACGTCGAACCGGAGGGCAGGTCGGTGAACAGGGCCGACGTGGACCCGAGTCGCTAG
- a CDS encoding helix-turn-helix domain-containing protein, translated as MRYATVTLTWTDVSVHPLDDVFAASDAVGLDAIRYVSPVHEGQYVELLELRGDRETAASMLADSPEVVTFDVTGTDGRLLAYVQCRSAGLVDDLLAILREHEIVLDWPMRATATEDARGLRLTVIGTSRAIQRATSSLPEGVDLSLERIGEYEPDTGRLSGVLTDRQLELFELAVAAGYFEVPRETTQRELAAKLDVAPGTVGEHLQRIESKLVSLYVD; from the coding sequence ATGCGATACGCGACCGTGACCCTGACGTGGACCGACGTGTCGGTCCACCCCCTCGACGACGTGTTCGCCGCGTCCGACGCGGTGGGACTCGACGCGATCCGGTACGTCAGCCCGGTCCACGAGGGGCAGTACGTCGAACTCCTCGAACTCCGGGGCGACCGCGAGACCGCGGCGTCCATGCTCGCAGACAGCCCGGAGGTCGTCACGTTCGACGTCACCGGTACCGACGGTCGGCTCCTCGCGTACGTCCAGTGTCGGTCCGCCGGTCTCGTCGACGACCTCCTCGCCATCCTGCGCGAACACGAGATCGTGCTCGACTGGCCGATGCGCGCGACCGCTACCGAGGACGCGCGCGGTCTCCGGCTCACGGTCATCGGGACGAGCAGGGCGATCCAGCGCGCTACGTCGAGCCTTCCGGAGGGCGTCGACCTCTCGCTCGAACGCATCGGCGAGTACGAACCCGACACCGGTCGGCTCTCGGGCGTGTTGACCGACCGCCAGCTCGAACTGTTCGAACTCGCGGTGGCGGCGGGGTACTTCGAGGTCCCCCGGGAGACGACCCAGCGCGAACTCGCGGCGAAGCTCGACGTCGCTCCCGGGACGGTCGGCGAACACCTCCAGCGGATCGAGTCGAAGCTGGTCTCGCTGTACGTCGACTAG
- a CDS encoding cytochrome P450, translating to MSSETPPSRDETPPGPDGLPILGNQLAFIREPYEFMTRNAREYGDIVHWEDPGGPVYQLNHPEYIERVLVQNNQNYVKGENFQNILGPITGEGILNSEGEVWRRNRHRIQPAFHPDRIREYAEMMTDETEALLDDWDDGETRLVHEDMMTVTLRIVARALFGVDIGDRLHTVSSALDEFMDATESLANFVLPPSVPTPSRRRIRRSRERLDRVVTEMIDKRRADPGDDVISMLLEASDEEGVAMSDDQIRDEVTTLLLAGHETTALSLTLTAHVLARHPEVEAKLLAELESVLDGRTPTMEDLPELTYTEQVVEESMRLYPPVPGIVREPVKPDVIGGYEIPPGATVRMHQWVVHRDPRWYDDPLAFRPERWTDDFEGSLPKLAYFPFAAGPRRCIGDRFAMLEARLILATVYQRYHLELERGTDLDLMATITARPKHEIPMTVRERPVE from the coding sequence ATGAGTTCCGAGACGCCACCGAGTCGCGACGAGACGCCGCCGGGTCCGGATGGTCTCCCGATACTCGGCAATCAGCTCGCGTTCATCAGGGAACCCTACGAGTTCATGACACGGAACGCCCGGGAGTACGGCGACATCGTCCACTGGGAGGACCCGGGCGGGCCGGTCTACCAGCTCAATCACCCAGAGTACATCGAGCGGGTCCTCGTCCAGAACAACCAGAACTACGTCAAGGGCGAGAACTTCCAGAACATCCTCGGGCCCATCACTGGCGAGGGCATCCTGAACAGCGAGGGCGAGGTCTGGCGGCGGAACCGCCACCGCATCCAGCCCGCGTTCCACCCCGACCGCATCCGGGAGTACGCCGAGATGATGACCGACGAGACCGAGGCGCTCCTCGACGACTGGGACGACGGCGAGACCCGACTCGTCCACGAGGACATGATGACGGTGACCCTGCGCATCGTCGCGCGGGCGCTGTTCGGGGTCGACATCGGCGACCGGCTCCACACCGTGTCGTCGGCCCTCGACGAGTTCATGGACGCAACCGAGAGCCTCGCGAACTTCGTGTTGCCCCCGAGCGTCCCGACCCCCTCGCGGCGGCGAATCCGGCGCTCGCGCGAGCGCCTCGACCGGGTCGTCACCGAGATGATCGACAAGCGCAGGGCCGACCCCGGCGACGACGTCATCTCGATGCTACTCGAAGCCAGCGACGAGGAGGGTGTCGCGATGTCCGACGACCAGATCCGCGACGAGGTGACGACGCTCTTGCTCGCGGGCCACGAGACGACCGCGCTCTCGCTGACGCTGACGGCCCACGTCCTCGCGCGCCACCCCGAGGTCGAGGCGAAGCTACTCGCCGAACTGGAGTCGGTCCTCGACGGTCGGACGCCGACGATGGAGGACCTCCCGGAGTTGACCTACACCGAGCAGGTCGTCGAGGAGTCGATGCGGCTCTACCCGCCGGTGCCGGGAATCGTCCGCGAGCCGGTGAAACCCGACGTCATCGGTGGATACGAGATTCCGCCCGGGGCGACGGTGCGGATGCACCAGTGGGTGGTCCACCGCGACCCTCGGTGGTACGACGACCCCCTCGCGTTCCGGCCAGAGCGCTGGACCGACGACTTCGAGGGGTCGCTCCCGAAGCTGGCGTACTTCCCGTTCGCCGCCGGGCCCCGGCGGTGCATCGGCGACCGGTTCGCGATGCTAGAAGCCCGGCTCATCCTCGCGACCGTCTACCAGCGGTACCACCTCGAACTCGAACGCGGGACCGACCTCGACCTGATGGCGACCATCACCGCGCGCCCGAAACACGAGATTCCGATGACCGTTCGCGAGCGGCCGGTCGAGTGA
- a CDS encoding winged helix-turn-helix domain-containing protein, producing MALANEDGDLDSYAEDSPFTPLFGQPARTKILAAFVSERGRDLNVSYVAKLAGVARSTVYDHLDDLQELGVVEHTRDVGGSPMYQLNEDSDIAEELVRLEGVTLSRLFEMDDS from the coding sequence ATGGCTCTCGCAAACGAAGACGGTGACCTGGATTCCTACGCCGAGGACAGTCCCTTCACGCCCCTCTTCGGCCAGCCCGCCAGAACCAAAATCCTCGCCGCGTTCGTGAGCGAGCGCGGCCGAGACCTCAACGTGAGCTACGTCGCCAAGCTCGCGGGGGTCGCCAGAAGCACCGTGTACGACCACCTCGACGACCTGCAGGAACTCGGCGTCGTCGAACACACCCGAGACGTGGGGGGAAGTCCGATGTACCAATTGAACGAGGACAGCGACATCGCCGAGGAGCTCGTCCGACTGGAGGGCGTGACCCTCTCGCGCCTCTTCGAGATGGACGACTCGTAA
- a CDS encoding ATP-dependent DNA helicase has translation MAETNGYTRFFPYEEPYDNQREAMDRIYNAFSRGQDVLFEGACGTGKTLSSLVPALEYAREEDKTVVITTNVHQQMRQFVAEAREITKEESIRAVVFRGKGSMCHIDVGFEECQVLRDNTYEVVDAERDLRELEARQQELLEAGQDGDERAMEARSAVMDELEQVEETVASLGEQNTCEYYYNNLVGDNEEFYSWLYDDVRTPDDIYEFADEQTLCGYELLKDGIEGVDLVVCNYHHLLDPMIREQFFRWLGRDPEDVIAIFDEAHNIEGTAREHASRTLTENTLDSALDELQESDDARAEPAYNVLSAFRRALEETYEDSFGFGDRESVGDNWEDVPISNDDRRDDLTLEFLQQYTGKGIDTELELAVHLGRELDEEYEEAYKDGEATTRQECQTLQAANFVRDFMAEGTELGQYPVVSVRRDEATDEVYGRAELYTCIPREVTADLFGEVYATVLMSATLRPFDVIGDVLGLEDPVSIAYGLQFPEENRRTFAVETPALFSSERNDPDTQASVAGVLRDAVEFTAGNTLLFFPSYAEAERYHDRLNRDLDSTVYMDEPGISVEELRQRFVASDDAALFTSLWGTLAEGVSFDGDDARTVVVVGVPYPHLSDRMEAVQEAYDRTFADRSGRDSGWEYAVEIPTIRKTRQALGRVIRSPEDFGVRVLVDKRYTQAGRREMGKYSVRETFPAEERGEMIDIAPEKLKFAMLNFFTDNDAWEGGHPTP, from the coding sequence GTGGCAGAGACGAACGGGTACACGCGGTTCTTCCCCTACGAGGAGCCGTACGACAACCAGCGGGAGGCGATGGACCGCATCTACAACGCCTTCTCCCGGGGGCAGGACGTGCTGTTCGAGGGAGCCTGCGGCACGGGCAAGACGCTCTCCTCGCTGGTGCCCGCGCTGGAGTACGCCCGCGAGGAGGACAAGACGGTGGTCATCACCACCAACGTCCACCAGCAGATGCGCCAGTTCGTCGCGGAGGCCCGCGAGATAACCAAAGAGGAGTCGATCCGCGCGGTCGTGTTCCGCGGCAAGGGGTCGATGTGTCACATCGACGTGGGATTCGAGGAGTGTCAGGTCCTCCGCGATAACACCTACGAGGTCGTCGACGCCGAGCGCGATTTGCGGGAACTCGAAGCGCGCCAGCAGGAACTGCTCGAAGCCGGTCAGGACGGCGACGAGCGCGCGATGGAGGCCCGGAGCGCGGTGATGGACGAGTTAGAGCAAGTCGAGGAGACCGTGGCGAGCCTCGGCGAGCAGAACACCTGCGAGTACTACTACAACAACCTCGTCGGCGACAACGAGGAGTTCTACTCGTGGCTCTACGACGACGTGCGCACGCCCGACGACATCTACGAGTTCGCCGACGAGCAGACGCTCTGTGGCTACGAGCTCCTGAAGGACGGCATCGAGGGCGTCGACCTCGTGGTGTGCAACTACCACCACCTGCTCGACCCGATGATCCGCGAGCAGTTCTTCCGGTGGCTGGGTCGGGACCCCGAGGACGTCATCGCCATCTTCGACGAGGCCCACAACATCGAGGGCACCGCCCGGGAGCACGCCTCCCGGACCCTGACCGAGAACACCCTCGACTCGGCGCTCGACGAGCTACAGGAGTCGGACGACGCCCGGGCCGAACCCGCCTACAACGTCCTCTCGGCGTTCCGACGGGCGCTCGAAGAGACCTACGAGGATTCCTTCGGATTCGGCGACAGGGAGAGCGTGGGGGACAACTGGGAGGACGTGCCCATCTCGAACGACGACAGGCGCGACGACCTCACGCTCGAATTCCTCCAGCAGTACACCGGAAAGGGAATCGACACCGAACTCGAACTCGCGGTCCACCTCGGCCGGGAGCTGGACGAGGAGTACGAGGAGGCGTACAAGGACGGCGAGGCGACCACCCGACAGGAGTGTCAGACCCTGCAGGCCGCGAACTTCGTCCGGGACTTCATGGCCGAGGGGACCGAGTTGGGCCAGTACCCCGTCGTCTCCGTGCGCCGCGACGAGGCGACCGACGAGGTGTACGGCCGGGCGGAGCTGTACACCTGCATCCCCCGCGAGGTCACCGCCGACCTCTTCGGGGAGGTGTACGCCACGGTGCTGATGAGCGCGACCCTCCGGCCCTTCGACGTGATCGGGGACGTGCTGGGCCTCGAAGACCCCGTCTCGATTGCCTACGGCCTCCAGTTCCCCGAGGAGAACCGCCGGACCTTCGCGGTCGAGACGCCCGCCCTGTTTTCGAGCGAGCGCAACGACCCCGACACCCAAGCGTCCGTCGCGGGCGTCCTCCGAGACGCCGTGGAGTTCACCGCCGGGAACACCCTGCTGTTCTTCCCGAGCTACGCCGAGGCCGAGCGCTACCACGACCGACTCAACCGCGACCTCGACTCGACGGTCTACATGGACGAGCCCGGAATCTCGGTCGAGGAGCTCCGCCAGCGGTTCGTCGCCAGCGACGACGCCGCGCTGTTCACCTCGCTGTGGGGGACCCTCGCGGAGGGCGTGAGCTTCGACGGCGACGACGCCCGCACCGTGGTCGTCGTCGGGGTCCCCTACCCCCACCTGAGCGACCGGATGGAGGCGGTCCAGGAGGCCTACGACCGGACCTTCGCCGACCGCTCGGGCCGGGACTCGGGGTGGGAGTACGCGGTCGAGATTCCGACCATCCGGAAGACGCGTCAGGCCCTCGGCCGGGTCATCCGGTCGCCCGAGGACTTCGGCGTCCGGGTGCTCGTGGACAAGCGCTACACCCAGGCAGGCAGGCGCGAGATGGGCAAGTACAGCGTCCGCGAGACGTTCCCCGCCGAGGAGCGCGGGGAGATGATAGACATCGCGCCCGAGAAGCTGAAGTTCGCCATGCTGAACTTCTTCACCGACAACGACGCGTGGGAGGGCGGCCACCCGACGCCGTGA
- a CDS encoding amidohydrolase family protein: MDTLVRDTTLLTFRDDALGIVENGALGISGDEIAYVGPASQFEGSADTVIDGSGAVTIPGLVNAHAHTRHTLLRGGAQDVPEIEWMNRALGPLANHATPEDEVVGSRLGVLEAVRGGVTTIAEYSGEVGRLVEEVYRPLGVRTVAVETVNEVPDDRADLGPRELYPFDRGKGEAALDRAEALFERYGDDPLVAPAYGPQALDMVSADLLAEICSRAREYGRDVHMHVAQGERERLQVEERYGREESTVSVLDDMGVLDDFLVAVHCHGTTPGERERLVEGGARMVANPSSIGMIDGEVPPVADYLDRGGIAGVGTDQAPGPGHHDLLREARTASLLSKVESGDPTALPSWKALRLATVEGAEALGIADEVGTLEEGTKADIVTVDVESLGIAPTVSEPFHTAVPNLVHSTTGREVRDVFVAGEPILRDGEFVDADPEAVVAEATERATRIFADAEDDWRAADSELVARADEGWL; this comes from the coding sequence ATGGACACCCTCGTCCGCGACACCACGCTCCTGACGTTCCGCGACGACGCCCTCGGCATCGTCGAGAACGGCGCGTTGGGCATCTCCGGCGACGAAATCGCGTACGTCGGCCCCGCCTCGCAGTTCGAGGGGAGCGCCGACACCGTAATCGACGGCTCGGGCGCTGTAACGATTCCCGGCCTCGTGAACGCCCACGCTCACACCCGCCACACCCTCCTCCGGGGCGGCGCGCAGGACGTGCCCGAAATCGAGTGGATGAACCGCGCGCTCGGGCCGCTGGCGAACCACGCGACCCCCGAGGACGAGGTGGTCGGCTCGCGACTCGGCGTGCTGGAGGCGGTCCGGGGCGGCGTGACCACGATAGCGGAGTACTCGGGCGAGGTCGGCCGCCTCGTCGAGGAGGTGTACCGACCGCTCGGCGTCCGGACGGTCGCGGTCGAGACCGTAAACGAGGTGCCGGACGACCGCGCCGACCTCGGCCCCCGAGAGCTCTACCCCTTCGACCGCGGGAAGGGCGAGGCCGCGCTCGACCGCGCCGAGGCGCTGTTCGAGAGGTACGGAGACGACCCGCTCGTCGCCCCGGCCTACGGTCCGCAGGCGCTCGACATGGTCTCGGCAGACCTGCTCGCCGAAATCTGCTCGCGGGCGCGCGAGTACGGGCGAGACGTTCACATGCACGTCGCGCAGGGCGAGCGCGAGCGGTTGCAGGTCGAGGAGCGCTACGGGCGCGAGGAGTCCACGGTCTCGGTCCTCGACGACATGGGCGTCCTCGACGACTTCCTCGTCGCGGTCCACTGCCACGGGACGACCCCCGGCGAGCGCGAGCGACTGGTCGAGGGCGGCGCGCGGATGGTCGCCAACCCGAGTTCCATCGGGATGATAGACGGCGAGGTGCCGCCGGTCGCCGACTACCTCGACCGAGGCGGAATCGCGGGCGTGGGGACCGATCAGGCACCCGGACCGGGCCACCACGACCTGCTCCGGGAGGCCCGGACCGCCAGCCTCCTCTCGAAGGTCGAGTCGGGCGACCCCACCGCGCTCCCCTCGTGGAAGGCGCTCCGACTCGCGACCGTCGAGGGCGCGGAGGCGCTGGGCATCGCCGACGAGGTCGGCACGCTCGAAGAAGGCACGAAGGCCGACATCGTGACCGTGGACGTGGAGTCGCTGGGCATCGCGCCGACCGTCTCCGAGCCGTTCCACACCGCGGTACCGAACCTCGTCCACTCGACCACCGGCCGCGAGGTCCGGGACGTGTTCGTCGCCGGAGAGCCGATTCTCCGAGACGGCGAGTTCGTGGACGCCGACCCCGAGGCCGTCGTCGCGGAGGCGACCGAGCGCGCGACCCGAATCTTCGCCGACGCAGAGGACGACTGGCGCGCGGCCGACTCCGAACTGGTCGCGCGGGCCGACGAGGGGTGGCTGTAG